The Megalops cyprinoides isolate fMegCyp1 chromosome 11, fMegCyp1.pri, whole genome shotgun sequence genomic sequence GCCATTCCAATTCTGTGTAAGTGTACATGGTACCGTTCTGTCATAAATTGGACACAGAGGATGGCAGCCAAtatggctgtgtgctctgtgtggaaGTGGGCCCCTGAAGGGAGCAGGTGGAGTGCTTTCCAGCCTGCTCTCAGTGACTGAAGCAAGGAGTCAATGAGCTTCAATGAGCATTGTGAGAGGCTCACAATGCTGCAGTTTTTGCTGGAAACAGTGGCAGCAGGCACAGAGGCCATAGAATTGAGCCTTTTTTCAATGGTTACGGCTGTAAGACACCTGTAAAGTTTGTGCTGAGTCTGATCCATGGTGATTTACATGACAAAACTGGCAGTAGGACCTTTTCCTTGGCCGGGGTGTATATAAAGGTGATCACAGCACAACCATGCAAGCACAGCGAGGGAGTCCACCTGCAGCAAACATGGGAAAGGTACCTGCCTCGTgtcttaacacacacacacacacacacacatacacacagacatacaaacacacatgcagatacagacacacacacacacaaattcatcaCCTGTGTACATTCCTGCTAATGAGTGATGACTGTTTCAATCCCCTCAGATCATCTTCTACGAGGACAGGAACTTCGGTGGCCGCTATTATGAGTGCATGAGCGACTGCTCTGATCTGCACTCCTACTTCAGCCGCTGCAACTCCTGCAGGGTGGAAAGTGGATGCTGGATGATTTACGAGCGCCCCAACTACATGGGGTACCAGTACTACCTGAGGAGGGGAGATTATCCTGACTACCATCGCTGGATGGGCATGGGCGACTGCATCAGGTCCTGCCGTATGATCCCCATGGTAATGGCAACTTTAAAACCAAGAGCTCTTAATCCATTAGCAAGAACAGAAAATACCTGTGCAAGCAATATGCACCCATGATGATAAATACACAACCTGTGCATTGTTCATACCAGCTGCTGACTATAGAGTAGTTTTGATCTGTTATGATCTACAGTCATACAACAACagttttttggtttatttttcaaaaacagccattggccaTTATTCACAGCTACTGCAAGCAAGGCTTAAAGGTGTGAATCAATATTTAACCATAAAATATCAAAGGTCAGCATGGAGTATTCTCTGAGATACGACCAATAGGATTACTATCAGTAAAGGACACCAGCATTTGTGGTCTGCACTAAAACGTGTATGACTGTGTCTTATTTGGAATTAACTATGACTTGTAAGGCTGTTTTTTACGTAAATGAGCCTGGGGATTTAGTTTGAACAAAAACTAGCTCAAACCCATCCCCTCCAGGAGCTGAGTCTGACAACCCGGTATCATGGGATTGACGGAGACTCAATTGCCTCACTCTAAAAAGAGTCCCTTATTGAGCTGCTCACAGGTCTCAGTGAGCAGCAGCTGTGAGTAatttttcctccttccctctctccctctagtACCAAGGATCCTACAGGATAAGGCTGTATGACCGCTATGAAATGGGAGGCCAGATGATGGAGATGATGGACGACTGTCCCAACATGATGGACCGTTTCCGCTGGTCTGACTGCCACTCCTGCCATGTGATGGATGGCCACTGGCTGTTCTACGAGCAGCCCAACTACAGGGGCCGGATGTACTACATGAGGCCTGGGCAGTACATGAGATACAGCGACTGGGGTTCCATGAGCTCCAGGATCGGCTCCATCAGGCGCATCATGGATTACTGAAAAGGGCCAACTAGTGAGGGAACACTCCTTGTACGATGCCTGCTGTATGCCTTTTTTCACACGCTGAATAAAATGGTGTCCGTCCTCAAGTGTTTTCAATGTGGTTATTGCTCTTGGAAGGGCGTCTTGTGTGCTGATGGTCAGGATATGCTGGAGGTTGTCAGTTTTCACTCTATTCTAAGCGCTGAACAAAGCTGTTGAGGACCACATACTAAGCAGACAGTAGTCAAGTA encodes the following:
- the LOC118785502 gene encoding gamma-crystallin S-1-like, with protein sequence MGKIIFYEDRNFGGRYYECMSDCSDLHSYFSRCNSCRVESGCWMIYERPNYMGYQYYLRRGDYPDYHRWMGMGDCIRSCRMIPMYQGSYRIRLYDRYEMGGQMMEMMDDCPNMMDRFRWSDCHSCHVMDGHWLFYEQPNYRGRMYYMRPGQYMRYSDWGSMSSRIGSIRRIMDY